TTAGCAATTTTCCTCACAATAAGCCTTGGAGTAAAACGGTTTAAAAACGGCACAATCTGCTGCTTTATGCCAGGAATCACAATTGTTTGTCCATTTCTAAATCCATCATAGCCTGCTTTTACCACAGGCTCCATATCCATTAGACTTACCTTAAAAAGTAAAGAATCCTCAAGATCAGACTTCTCTCCAAACTCTGTTTTCACTGGCCCCGGTGCGAGACATGAAATTTTTATATCAGGGTTAGAAGTCTCCTCTGCAAGTGCCTCTGTAAATGAGAGAACAAATGCTTTAGTGGCAAAGTAAACTGCGAGATTTGGCCCGGGCTGAAATCCGGCAAGTGAGCCCACATTTAGTATTCCACCATGGCCTCGTTCGATTATTCCCGGCAAAAAAAGCCTTGTGAGATGTGTTAGAGCTACAAGGTTAACTTGAATCATATCGAGCTGAAGATCGGTGTCCAAATCCGCAATGTGACCTTTGTTTCCAAACCCGGCATTATTCACAACGACATCAATTTGAATGTTTTCTTTGTTTAGGTGGCTGAAAATTTCTTTTGGAGCGGCTTTTTTAGTAAGATCCTTCGGTAGCACATGAACCTGTATCCCATGCTCAGATTTAAGCTCCTCTGCCAGCTCATTTAACCTCTCTTCCCTTCTTGCGACGAGAACCAAATCACTGCCGTCGGCTGCAAAAAGTTTTGCCAGCCCAAGACCTATGCCTGAAGATGCCCCCGTTATTAATACCGTTTCGTTAGCCATAATTGTTTCCCCGTATATTAAGTTACTAATTGTTTTACACACAAGGCTGTGCAAAGTCAATTAACATTTAAAGCAGATCTATTTTATTCTTTTAAGATAACTTACCCCGCCCAAATTAGCCATCTGTCCTCTTATCCATGCCTCTCTTTCAAGCACGTATTCAGTGGGCTTTGCAGGAGACATAATTCTTGGATTTGGCAGCACCGCTGCTATGAGTGCAGAATCGACTAAATCAAGACTTTTAGCTGATCTGCCAAAATATCTACGGGCC
Above is a genomic segment from Thermodesulfobacteriota bacterium containing:
- a CDS encoding SDR family oxidoreductase translates to MANETVLITGASSGIGLGLAKLFAADGSDLVLVARREERLNELAEELKSEHGIQVHVLPKDLTKKAAPKEIFSHLNKENIQIDVVVNNAGFGNKGHIADLDTDLQLDMIQVNLVALTHLTRLFLPGIIERGHGGILNVGSLAGFQPGPNLAVYFATKAFVLSFTEALAEETSNPDIKISCLAPGPVKTEFGEKSDLEDSLLFKVSLMDMEPVVKAGYDGFRNGQTIVIPGIKQQIVPFLNRFTPRLIVRKIAKKLNS